The following are from one region of the Bactrocera oleae isolate idBacOlea1 chromosome 6, idBacOlea1, whole genome shotgun sequence genome:
- the Sema5c gene encoding semaphorin 5c isoform X3 produces the protein MLILKFHKMLTHLLTLLLLTVLLCLQQCINAYRHKAANYELLDNDSRFISYQDLMSTSKRFNDPNTTYYSQMLFDVARNQVIVGARDSIYRMSFDLEPLERAVWAAPPEQIGICQVKGQSERLCRNYVRVLQSYGENQLYACGTNAFQPQCSWRQMENLTIVAYDNGVGKCPFNPHSSITSLMSSTDKMFVGTATDFSGGDPAILRTEVQPKKIFGYRHIVRTQQYNNNWLNNPHFVGSFEAGNFVYFLFREPAVEYSSWGKIIYSRIARVCKNDAGGDQILKNSWTSFVKARLNCSLPGEYPFYFDEIQGMTYSADEDVLYATFTTPANSIHGSAVCSYNLTSINAAFDGPFRYQDSADSDWRIVDMPHRSQFQCETPSPDMRYKRLLESSKFQLMAHAVQPMTEQPLYYSKLERFQHISLDTLQTKTEKVHVLFVSTDDKRIKKLSVKHQLEERRAQTCLIEVWQSAEYNGADGDILKMEYLKVTESLYLGTEQALIRIPAQRCSRHVSQSSCLNAMDPYCGWNELIERCTPQELVQQLNKFWLQPDTLQCPILNAPIDGAWSTWSEWYNCKKHGDDDGNCMCRTRECNNPQPQNGGRSCDGITTEVTNCTVHGDWTNWSEWSACSQTCGIAVKTRRRTCGNPKPAHGGRTCVGDDHQEMYCRHLPPCPTPKLQAIDGGWGPWGVWSECSTQCGGGFRIRRRECNDPVPQNDGQECPGCAIDYEVCNVHACPEVKKLSSWTPWLVEYNDSRKSTETSGTYVERRFRYVCRGSTTDVNSLRIALAKEETRTCHADGSCQRHHEVYGASVALAGSPAVSEEREEHGEWGPCSVTCGGGLQYRLHDVSGSGKHRGRHATQARVCNIQACEEAAVVPATNLNEVVQTHEWSCWTDWSPCSVTCGMGLRRRTRRCLGGHDKLCSGKAIEEEKCAMAPCTDFIGWSTWSPWSECSSEGIRIRHRKCMVDIPSASECRGAEFEKTACVPNEYEALRLSSSTSWPWIILLCSIIYVITIIGTFYLTKRFIKPVDLALNKNNTPVAPNYDSYANQYSSLPTKDIYEVRPKVKRQSSFNMCSPSPSKSCNTGTLTRNNMAHNHTPKVLAKTYNDCETGTLKRNSHQLNNYRSNIDDEKF, from the exons CGACTCAATTTATCGCATGTCCTTCGATTTGGAGCCACTGGAACGTGCCGTTTGGGCAGCGCCGCCCGAACAGATTGGCATTTGTCAGGTAAAAGGCCAGTCGGAGCGTTTGTGTCGCAACTATGTGCGCGTACTCCAAAGCTACGGTGAGAATCAATTGTACGCGTGTGGGACGAACGCCTTTCAGCCGCAATGTTCATGGCGCCAG ATGGAGAATCTTACGATTGTAGCCTATGATAACGGTGTGGGAAAGTGTCCCTTTAATCCGCATTCAAGCATCACGAGTCTAATGTCCAGCACGGATAAAATGTTTGTGGGCACCGCGACCGATTTCTCAGGTGGCGATCCGGCGATTTTGCGCACCGAAGTGCAGCCGAAGAAAATC tTCGGTTACCGACACATTGTGCGCACGCAACAGTACAACAACAATTGGCTGAATAATCCACATTTTGTGGGCAGCTTTGAGGCGGgcaatttcgtttattttctcTTCCGCGAACCGGCTGTGGAGTACAGTAGCTGGGGCAAG ATTATCTACTCGCGCATTGCCAGAGTTtgcaaaaatgatgccggtggcGACCAAATTTTGAAGAATAGTTGGACCTCCTTTGTTAAAGCGCGTTTGAATTGCTCGTTACCCGGTGAATATCCATTTTATTTTGATGAGATACAGGGCATGACTTACTCAGCTGATGAGGATGTGCTCTATGCGACCTTTACGACACCAGC CAATAGCATACACGGTTCAGCGGTCTGTTCCTACAATCTCACGTCTATTAATGCCGCATTCGACGGTCCATTCCGCTATCAGGATTCTGCCGATTCCGATTGGCGCATAGTAGACATGCCACACCGTAGCCAGTTTCAATGCGAAACGCCATCTCCGGACATGCGTTACAAACGTCTGCTTGAGTCTTCGAAGTTCCAACTGATGGCTCACGCCGTGCAGCCGATGACCGAACAACCGTTGTATTATTCCAAATTGGAACGCTTCCAGCACATTTCTTTGGACACTCTGCAAACGAAAACCGAAAAAGTGCACGTGCTGTTCGTTTCGACCGATGACAAGCGTATCAAGAAACTTTCCGTGAAGCATCAGCTCGAGGAGCGACGCGCGCAAACATGTCTGATTGAAGTCTGGCAGTCAGCGGAATATAATGGTGCTGATGGTGATATTTTGAAAATGGAATACTTGAAAGTGACCGAATCGCTTTATCTCGGAACCGAACAGGCGCTAATACGCATACCGGCACAACGTTGCAGTCGCCATGTGTCGCAGAGCAGCTGCTTAAATGCTATGGATCCTTATTGTGGTTGGAATGAGTTGATTGAGCGTTGCACGCCACAGGAGCTGGTACAACAATTGAACAAATTCTGGCTGCAACCGGACACTTTGCAGTGTCCCATTTTAAATGCGCCTATCGATGGCGCTTGGTCCACCTGGTCTGAATGGTACAATTGCAAGAAGCACGGCGATGACGATGGTAATTGTATGTGCCGCACGCGCGAATGTAACAATCCACAACCGCAAAATGGTGGACGCAGCTGTGATGGTATCACGACAGAGGTAACAAACTGCACGGTACATGGTGATTGGACCAATTGGTCGGAATGGTCTGCATGCTCACAAACATGTGGTATAGCGGTGAAGACGCGTCGACGCACGTGCGGCAATCCAAAGCCAGCGCATGGTGGACGTACCTGTGTCGGTGATGATCATCAAGAAATGTATTGTCGGCATTTGCCACCTTGCCCCACGCCCAAGCTGCAAGCCATCGACGGCGGTTGGGGTCCATGGGGTGTGTGGAGCGAATGTAGCACACAATGCGGTGGCGGCTTTCGCATACGACGCCGTGAATGCAACGATCCGGTGCCACAGAACGATGGTCAGGAGTGTCCTGGCTGCGCTATCGACTACGAAGTCTGCAATGTACATGCCTGTCCCGAAGTAAAGAAATTGAGTTCGTGGACACCTTGGTTGGTGGAGTACAATGATAGCCGCAAGAGTACCGAAACAAGCGGCACATATGTTGAGCGTCGCTTCAGATACGTCTGTCGTGGCAGCACCACAGATGTGAATAGCTTGCGCATAGCACTGGCTAAAGAAGAGACACGCACTTGTCATGCGGATGGTAGCTGCCAGCGTCATCATGAAGTATATGGCGCATCGGTGGCATTAGCGGGTTCGCCTGCAGTATCTGAGGAACGCGAAGAACATGGTGAATGGGGTCCTTGCAGCGTTACCTGTGGCGGCGGTTTGCAATATCGTTTGCACGACGTTTCTGGCAGTGGCAAGCATCGTGGACGTCATGCCACACAGGCACGCGTCTGTAATATACAAGCTTGTGAAGAGGCGGCGGTGGTACCGGCGACGAACCTCAATGAAGTGGTGCAGACGCATGAATGGAGTTGTTGGACGGATTGGTCGCCTTGTTCGGTTACATGCGGCATGGGTTTAAGGCGACGTACGCGTCGCTGCTTAGGCGGTCACGATAAACTGTGCAGTGGCAAAGCGATTGAGGAGGAAAAGTGCGCGATGGCGCCTTGTACTG ACTTTATTGGCTGGAGCACGTGGAGCCCCTGGTCGGAATGCTCAAGTGAGGGCATACGCATAAGACATCGCAAGTGTATGGTGGATATACCATCAGCGTCCGAGTGCCGTGGTGCAGAATTCGAAAAGACCGCTTGCGTGCCGAATGAATATGAAG CCCTGCGCCTTTCCTCCAGCACCTCCTGGCCCTGGATCATACTACTCTGTTCCATAATCTACGTAATCACCATAATCGGCACATTCTATTTGACCAAGCGTTTCATAAAACCTGTAGATTTGGCGTTGAATAAGAATAACACGCCGGTTGCGCCCAACTATGATTCTTATGCCAATCAGTATTCCAGCTTACCAACAAAAGAT ATCTACGAGGTGCGCCCGAAAGTGAAGCGGCAGTCCAGCTTCAATATGTGCTCACCATCACCGTCGAAAAGCTGCAACACTGGCACGCTGACGCGCAACAATATGGCGCACAATCACACGCCCAAAGTATTGGCGAAGACCTATAATGACTGCGAGACGGGCACCCTGAAGAGGAATTCACATCAGCTGAATAATTACCGCTCGAATATCGACGATGAGAAGTTCTAG
- the Sema5c gene encoding semaphorin 5c isoform X1 — protein sequence MLILKFHKMLTHLLTLLLLTVLLCLQQCINAYRHKAANYELLDNDSRFISYQDLMSTSKRFNDPNTTYYSQMLFDVARNQVIVGARDSIYRMSFDLEPLERAVWAAPPEQIGICQVKGQSERLCRNYVRVLQSYGENQLYACGTNAFQPQCSWRQMENLTIVAYDNGVGKCPFNPHSSITSLMSSTDKMFVGTATDFSGGDPAILRTEVQPKKIFGYRHIVRTQQYNNNWLNNPHFVGSFEAGNFVYFLFREPAVEYSSWGKIIYSRIARVCKNDAGGDQILKNSWTSFVKARLNCSLPGEYPFYFDEIQGMTYSADEDVLYATFTTPANSIHGSAVCSYNLTSINAAFDGPFRYQDSADSDWRIVDMPHRSQFQCETPSPDMRYKRLLESSKFQLMAHAVQPMTEQPLYYSKLERFQHISLDTLQTKTEKVHVLFVSTDDKRIKKLSVKHQLEERRAQTCLIEVWQSAEYNGADGDILKMEYLKVTESLYLGTEQALIRIPAQRCSRHVSQSSCLNAMDPYCGWNELIERCTPQELVQQLNKFWLQPDTLQCPILNAPIDGAWSTWSEWYNCKKHGDDDGNCMCRTRECNNPQPQNGGRSCDGITTEVTNCTVHGDWTNWSEWSACSQTCGIAVKTRRRTCGNPKPAHGGRTCVGDDHQEMYCRHLPPCPTPKLQAIDGGWGPWGVWSECSTQCGGGFRIRRRECNDPVPQNDGQECPGCAIDYEVCNVHACPEVKKLSSWTPWLVEYNDSRKSTETSGTYVERRFRYVCRGSTTDVNSLRIALAKEETRTCHADGSCQRHHEVYGASVALAGSPAVSEEREEHGEWGPCSVTCGGGLQYRLHDVSGSGKHRGRHATQARVCNIQACEEAAVVPATNLNEVVQTHEWSCWTDWSPCSVTCGMGLRRRTRRCLGGHDKLCSGKAIEEEKCAMAPCTDFIGWSTWSPWSECSSEGIRIRHRKCMVDIPSASECRGAEFEKTACVPNEYEALRLSSSTSWPWIILLCSIIYVITIIGTFYLTKRFIKPVDLALNKNNTPVAPNYDSYANQYSSLPTKDQSLNLQIYEVRPKVKRQSSFNMCSPSPSKSCNTGTLTRNNMAHNHTPKVLAKTYNDCETGTLKRNSHQLNNYRSNIDDEKF from the exons CGACTCAATTTATCGCATGTCCTTCGATTTGGAGCCACTGGAACGTGCCGTTTGGGCAGCGCCGCCCGAACAGATTGGCATTTGTCAGGTAAAAGGCCAGTCGGAGCGTTTGTGTCGCAACTATGTGCGCGTACTCCAAAGCTACGGTGAGAATCAATTGTACGCGTGTGGGACGAACGCCTTTCAGCCGCAATGTTCATGGCGCCAG ATGGAGAATCTTACGATTGTAGCCTATGATAACGGTGTGGGAAAGTGTCCCTTTAATCCGCATTCAAGCATCACGAGTCTAATGTCCAGCACGGATAAAATGTTTGTGGGCACCGCGACCGATTTCTCAGGTGGCGATCCGGCGATTTTGCGCACCGAAGTGCAGCCGAAGAAAATC tTCGGTTACCGACACATTGTGCGCACGCAACAGTACAACAACAATTGGCTGAATAATCCACATTTTGTGGGCAGCTTTGAGGCGGgcaatttcgtttattttctcTTCCGCGAACCGGCTGTGGAGTACAGTAGCTGGGGCAAG ATTATCTACTCGCGCATTGCCAGAGTTtgcaaaaatgatgccggtggcGACCAAATTTTGAAGAATAGTTGGACCTCCTTTGTTAAAGCGCGTTTGAATTGCTCGTTACCCGGTGAATATCCATTTTATTTTGATGAGATACAGGGCATGACTTACTCAGCTGATGAGGATGTGCTCTATGCGACCTTTACGACACCAGC CAATAGCATACACGGTTCAGCGGTCTGTTCCTACAATCTCACGTCTATTAATGCCGCATTCGACGGTCCATTCCGCTATCAGGATTCTGCCGATTCCGATTGGCGCATAGTAGACATGCCACACCGTAGCCAGTTTCAATGCGAAACGCCATCTCCGGACATGCGTTACAAACGTCTGCTTGAGTCTTCGAAGTTCCAACTGATGGCTCACGCCGTGCAGCCGATGACCGAACAACCGTTGTATTATTCCAAATTGGAACGCTTCCAGCACATTTCTTTGGACACTCTGCAAACGAAAACCGAAAAAGTGCACGTGCTGTTCGTTTCGACCGATGACAAGCGTATCAAGAAACTTTCCGTGAAGCATCAGCTCGAGGAGCGACGCGCGCAAACATGTCTGATTGAAGTCTGGCAGTCAGCGGAATATAATGGTGCTGATGGTGATATTTTGAAAATGGAATACTTGAAAGTGACCGAATCGCTTTATCTCGGAACCGAACAGGCGCTAATACGCATACCGGCACAACGTTGCAGTCGCCATGTGTCGCAGAGCAGCTGCTTAAATGCTATGGATCCTTATTGTGGTTGGAATGAGTTGATTGAGCGTTGCACGCCACAGGAGCTGGTACAACAATTGAACAAATTCTGGCTGCAACCGGACACTTTGCAGTGTCCCATTTTAAATGCGCCTATCGATGGCGCTTGGTCCACCTGGTCTGAATGGTACAATTGCAAGAAGCACGGCGATGACGATGGTAATTGTATGTGCCGCACGCGCGAATGTAACAATCCACAACCGCAAAATGGTGGACGCAGCTGTGATGGTATCACGACAGAGGTAACAAACTGCACGGTACATGGTGATTGGACCAATTGGTCGGAATGGTCTGCATGCTCACAAACATGTGGTATAGCGGTGAAGACGCGTCGACGCACGTGCGGCAATCCAAAGCCAGCGCATGGTGGACGTACCTGTGTCGGTGATGATCATCAAGAAATGTATTGTCGGCATTTGCCACCTTGCCCCACGCCCAAGCTGCAAGCCATCGACGGCGGTTGGGGTCCATGGGGTGTGTGGAGCGAATGTAGCACACAATGCGGTGGCGGCTTTCGCATACGACGCCGTGAATGCAACGATCCGGTGCCACAGAACGATGGTCAGGAGTGTCCTGGCTGCGCTATCGACTACGAAGTCTGCAATGTACATGCCTGTCCCGAAGTAAAGAAATTGAGTTCGTGGACACCTTGGTTGGTGGAGTACAATGATAGCCGCAAGAGTACCGAAACAAGCGGCACATATGTTGAGCGTCGCTTCAGATACGTCTGTCGTGGCAGCACCACAGATGTGAATAGCTTGCGCATAGCACTGGCTAAAGAAGAGACACGCACTTGTCATGCGGATGGTAGCTGCCAGCGTCATCATGAAGTATATGGCGCATCGGTGGCATTAGCGGGTTCGCCTGCAGTATCTGAGGAACGCGAAGAACATGGTGAATGGGGTCCTTGCAGCGTTACCTGTGGCGGCGGTTTGCAATATCGTTTGCACGACGTTTCTGGCAGTGGCAAGCATCGTGGACGTCATGCCACACAGGCACGCGTCTGTAATATACAAGCTTGTGAAGAGGCGGCGGTGGTACCGGCGACGAACCTCAATGAAGTGGTGCAGACGCATGAATGGAGTTGTTGGACGGATTGGTCGCCTTGTTCGGTTACATGCGGCATGGGTTTAAGGCGACGTACGCGTCGCTGCTTAGGCGGTCACGATAAACTGTGCAGTGGCAAAGCGATTGAGGAGGAAAAGTGCGCGATGGCGCCTTGTACTG ACTTTATTGGCTGGAGCACGTGGAGCCCCTGGTCGGAATGCTCAAGTGAGGGCATACGCATAAGACATCGCAAGTGTATGGTGGATATACCATCAGCGTCCGAGTGCCGTGGTGCAGAATTCGAAAAGACCGCTTGCGTGCCGAATGAATATGAAG CCCTGCGCCTTTCCTCCAGCACCTCCTGGCCCTGGATCATACTACTCTGTTCCATAATCTACGTAATCACCATAATCGGCACATTCTATTTGACCAAGCGTTTCATAAAACCTGTAGATTTGGCGTTGAATAAGAATAACACGCCGGTTGCGCCCAACTATGATTCTTATGCCAATCAGTATTCCAGCTTACCAACAAAAGAT CAGTCTTTGAATTTACAGATCTACGAGGTGCGCCCGAAAGTGAAGCGGCAGTCCAGCTTCAATATGTGCTCACCATCACCGTCGAAAAGCTGCAACACTGGCACGCTGACGCGCAACAATATGGCGCACAATCACACGCCCAAAGTATTGGCGAAGACCTATAATGACTGCGAGACGGGCACCCTGAAGAGGAATTCACATCAGCTGAATAATTACCGCTCGAATATCGACGATGAGAAGTTCTAG
- the Sema5c gene encoding semaphorin 5c isoform X2, whose translation MLILKFHKMLTHLLTLLLLTVLLCLQQCINAYRHKAANYELLDNDSRFISYQDLMSTSKRFNDPNTTYYSQMLFDVARNQVIVGARDSIYRMSFDLEPLERAVWAAPPEQIGICQVKGQSERLCRNYVRVLQSYGENQLYACGTNAFQPQCSWRQMENLTIVAYDNGVGKCPFNPHSSITSLMSSTDKMFVGTATDFSGGDPAILRTEVQPKKIFGYRHIVRTQQYNNNWLNNPHFVGSFEAGNFVYFLFREPAVEYSSWGKIIYSRIARVCKNDAGGDQILKNSWTSFVKARLNCSLPGEYPFYFDEIQGMTYSADEDVLYATFTTPANSIHGSAVCSYNLTSINAAFDGPFRYQDSADSDWRIVDMPHRSQFQCETPSPDMRYKRLLESSKFQLMAHAVQPMTEQPLYYSKLERFQHISLDTLQTKTEKVHVLFVSTDDKRIKKLSVKHQLEERRAQTCLIEVWQSAEYNGADGDILKMEYLKVTESLYLGTEQALIRIPAQRCSRHVSQSSCLNAMDPYCGWNELIERCTPQELVQQLNKFWLQPDTLQCPILNAPIDGAWSTWSEWYNCKKHGDDDGNCMCRTRECNNPQPQNGGRSCDGITTEVTNCTVHGDWTNWSEWSACSQTCGIAVKTRRRTCGNPKPAHGGRTCVGDDHQEMYCRHLPPCPTPKLQAIDGGWGPWGVWSECSTQCGGGFRIRRRECNDPVPQNDGQECPGCAIDYEVCNVHACPEVKKLSSWTPWLVEYNDSRKSTETSGTYVERRFRYVCRGSTTDVNSLRIALAKEETRTCHADGSCQRHHEVYGASVALAGSPAVSEEREEHGEWGPCSVTCGGGLQYRLHDVSGSGKHRGRHATQARVCNIQACEEAAVVPATNLNEVVQTHEWSCWTDWSPCSVTCGMGLRRRTRRCLGGHDKLCSGKAIEEEKCAMAPCTDFIGWSTWSPWSECSSEGIRIRHRKCMVDIPSASECRGAEFEKTACVPNEYEALRLSSSTSWPWIILLCSIIYVITIIGTFYLTKRFIKPVDLALNKNNTPVAPNYDSYANQYSSLPTKDSLNLQIYEVRPKVKRQSSFNMCSPSPSKSCNTGTLTRNNMAHNHTPKVLAKTYNDCETGTLKRNSHQLNNYRSNIDDEKF comes from the exons CGACTCAATTTATCGCATGTCCTTCGATTTGGAGCCACTGGAACGTGCCGTTTGGGCAGCGCCGCCCGAACAGATTGGCATTTGTCAGGTAAAAGGCCAGTCGGAGCGTTTGTGTCGCAACTATGTGCGCGTACTCCAAAGCTACGGTGAGAATCAATTGTACGCGTGTGGGACGAACGCCTTTCAGCCGCAATGTTCATGGCGCCAG ATGGAGAATCTTACGATTGTAGCCTATGATAACGGTGTGGGAAAGTGTCCCTTTAATCCGCATTCAAGCATCACGAGTCTAATGTCCAGCACGGATAAAATGTTTGTGGGCACCGCGACCGATTTCTCAGGTGGCGATCCGGCGATTTTGCGCACCGAAGTGCAGCCGAAGAAAATC tTCGGTTACCGACACATTGTGCGCACGCAACAGTACAACAACAATTGGCTGAATAATCCACATTTTGTGGGCAGCTTTGAGGCGGgcaatttcgtttattttctcTTCCGCGAACCGGCTGTGGAGTACAGTAGCTGGGGCAAG ATTATCTACTCGCGCATTGCCAGAGTTtgcaaaaatgatgccggtggcGACCAAATTTTGAAGAATAGTTGGACCTCCTTTGTTAAAGCGCGTTTGAATTGCTCGTTACCCGGTGAATATCCATTTTATTTTGATGAGATACAGGGCATGACTTACTCAGCTGATGAGGATGTGCTCTATGCGACCTTTACGACACCAGC CAATAGCATACACGGTTCAGCGGTCTGTTCCTACAATCTCACGTCTATTAATGCCGCATTCGACGGTCCATTCCGCTATCAGGATTCTGCCGATTCCGATTGGCGCATAGTAGACATGCCACACCGTAGCCAGTTTCAATGCGAAACGCCATCTCCGGACATGCGTTACAAACGTCTGCTTGAGTCTTCGAAGTTCCAACTGATGGCTCACGCCGTGCAGCCGATGACCGAACAACCGTTGTATTATTCCAAATTGGAACGCTTCCAGCACATTTCTTTGGACACTCTGCAAACGAAAACCGAAAAAGTGCACGTGCTGTTCGTTTCGACCGATGACAAGCGTATCAAGAAACTTTCCGTGAAGCATCAGCTCGAGGAGCGACGCGCGCAAACATGTCTGATTGAAGTCTGGCAGTCAGCGGAATATAATGGTGCTGATGGTGATATTTTGAAAATGGAATACTTGAAAGTGACCGAATCGCTTTATCTCGGAACCGAACAGGCGCTAATACGCATACCGGCACAACGTTGCAGTCGCCATGTGTCGCAGAGCAGCTGCTTAAATGCTATGGATCCTTATTGTGGTTGGAATGAGTTGATTGAGCGTTGCACGCCACAGGAGCTGGTACAACAATTGAACAAATTCTGGCTGCAACCGGACACTTTGCAGTGTCCCATTTTAAATGCGCCTATCGATGGCGCTTGGTCCACCTGGTCTGAATGGTACAATTGCAAGAAGCACGGCGATGACGATGGTAATTGTATGTGCCGCACGCGCGAATGTAACAATCCACAACCGCAAAATGGTGGACGCAGCTGTGATGGTATCACGACAGAGGTAACAAACTGCACGGTACATGGTGATTGGACCAATTGGTCGGAATGGTCTGCATGCTCACAAACATGTGGTATAGCGGTGAAGACGCGTCGACGCACGTGCGGCAATCCAAAGCCAGCGCATGGTGGACGTACCTGTGTCGGTGATGATCATCAAGAAATGTATTGTCGGCATTTGCCACCTTGCCCCACGCCCAAGCTGCAAGCCATCGACGGCGGTTGGGGTCCATGGGGTGTGTGGAGCGAATGTAGCACACAATGCGGTGGCGGCTTTCGCATACGACGCCGTGAATGCAACGATCCGGTGCCACAGAACGATGGTCAGGAGTGTCCTGGCTGCGCTATCGACTACGAAGTCTGCAATGTACATGCCTGTCCCGAAGTAAAGAAATTGAGTTCGTGGACACCTTGGTTGGTGGAGTACAATGATAGCCGCAAGAGTACCGAAACAAGCGGCACATATGTTGAGCGTCGCTTCAGATACGTCTGTCGTGGCAGCACCACAGATGTGAATAGCTTGCGCATAGCACTGGCTAAAGAAGAGACACGCACTTGTCATGCGGATGGTAGCTGCCAGCGTCATCATGAAGTATATGGCGCATCGGTGGCATTAGCGGGTTCGCCTGCAGTATCTGAGGAACGCGAAGAACATGGTGAATGGGGTCCTTGCAGCGTTACCTGTGGCGGCGGTTTGCAATATCGTTTGCACGACGTTTCTGGCAGTGGCAAGCATCGTGGACGTCATGCCACACAGGCACGCGTCTGTAATATACAAGCTTGTGAAGAGGCGGCGGTGGTACCGGCGACGAACCTCAATGAAGTGGTGCAGACGCATGAATGGAGTTGTTGGACGGATTGGTCGCCTTGTTCGGTTACATGCGGCATGGGTTTAAGGCGACGTACGCGTCGCTGCTTAGGCGGTCACGATAAACTGTGCAGTGGCAAAGCGATTGAGGAGGAAAAGTGCGCGATGGCGCCTTGTACTG ACTTTATTGGCTGGAGCACGTGGAGCCCCTGGTCGGAATGCTCAAGTGAGGGCATACGCATAAGACATCGCAAGTGTATGGTGGATATACCATCAGCGTCCGAGTGCCGTGGTGCAGAATTCGAAAAGACCGCTTGCGTGCCGAATGAATATGAAG CCCTGCGCCTTTCCTCCAGCACCTCCTGGCCCTGGATCATACTACTCTGTTCCATAATCTACGTAATCACCATAATCGGCACATTCTATTTGACCAAGCGTTTCATAAAACCTGTAGATTTGGCGTTGAATAAGAATAACACGCCGGTTGCGCCCAACTATGATTCTTATGCCAATCAGTATTCCAGCTTACCAACAAAAGAT TCTTTGAATTTACAGATCTACGAGGTGCGCCCGAAAGTGAAGCGGCAGTCCAGCTTCAATATGTGCTCACCATCACCGTCGAAAAGCTGCAACACTGGCACGCTGACGCGCAACAATATGGCGCACAATCACACGCCCAAAGTATTGGCGAAGACCTATAATGACTGCGAGACGGGCACCCTGAAGAGGAATTCACATCAGCTGAATAATTACCGCTCGAATATCGACGATGAGAAGTTCTAG